Below is a genomic region from Triticum dicoccoides isolate Atlit2015 ecotype Zavitan chromosome 5A, WEW_v2.0, whole genome shotgun sequence.
cgtccgtagggcgaggagaggaggcggtcggaagtgtatcactatccatatccgacgagtccaaggagccgtccgacgaggatacgtcgatacgggctcggggcggactgcatgatcatattcgacgttaggagaagcagtgcaataaaattatgctatgagttactctggtatccgaatacttacgacttcgccaggggcttggcccttagtaaccactcgtcttcgccgtcggcggcggtggtggaacagtctggaaggagagtcctttccttcttggacccttcggcctcctcggtgggggcggccttccttttcttgtctcccccggctggagggggagaatcttcgtcttcctcctcctcattttcgcggaggagtgcgtctcggagttatcggacggtgagtccgatatCACTTGgcgctgggaactctttcgggttcccttggccttcttcttagtcttctccggcacctcataaggagccggagtccgcatcttcgtcaggagagcgtccgcagggtcttcgggcagaggggccggacagttaatctactccgatgtctccacccagtcctatcaaaggcatgggagctcagaccccgcacatggttaagctatgggaaataaatacctaccagatgtacagaacttaccgaattcgcagggcgcttcgcgcttagcccgcggtcctcggtaagagaaggagggacctcggtgcccttgaacagcaccttccagacgtccttatgcatcgtgtcgaagagctcgcgtagagtctggtgctgggccgggtcgaagtcccataagttgaaagcccgttgttgacacgggaggatccggcggaagagcatgaactggactatgttgacaagcttaagtttcttgcttatcatgttccgaatacacttctggagtccgtccagctccaccgatgaaccccaggacaggcccttctccttccaggaagtgacccacgtggggattccggatcaaaactcgggggccgccacccagttggtgtcacgcggctcggtgatgtagaaccgccccgattgccacccctttatggtctccatgaaggagccctcgagccacgtaacgttgggcattttgcccaccatggctccgccgcattccgcttgttggccgcctactaccttcgacttgatattgaaggtcttcagccacaggccgaagtggggccggatgcggaggaaagcctcgcacatgacaatgaacgccgagatgttgaggatgaaatttggggccagatcatgaaagtccagcccacaattgaacataaggccgcggacgaatggatggaggggaaaccccagtccgcgaacgaagtgggggaggaaaaccaccctttcgtgaggtttcggggtagggatgatctgccccgcggctgacagccggtgcgtgatatccgcggctaagtatccggccccgcgtagttttttgatgtgtccctccgtgacagaggagaccatccacttgcctcccgctccggccatgtttggagagagttgaggagaaggatgtggacttgggcgctggagctcgagtgcgcgagaatggatgagcaatgaggaagaaggcgtgggtagaaaaaggtgaaaccttatccctttataagggcggacgaaactatgagcccccaccagcctagtaaaactcacttatcccccaagcgccgtaattgatggcgcggttgggttacccacgtccgtattgatgggaatcccgtaataaggggacacgatctctgcttcgacaatacGTGCCAAgagaaccgcctcgcaaaacacgctgagataggttatgaaaaacgattcgaataaagacctggctgtggtgtgatgtcacactatggggtacgtcagcagatcagatttgtggaaatattattctctctacggtggtatgtggaacttgttttgcagagccggacacgatcctcgtgttcaagatcttctatgaagtattcggaggaggaacccgcctttcaatgccgaagacaatctgcgcgccggacttatcgtcattcaagcctggttcaggggctactgagggagtcctggattagggggtgtccagacagccggattatatcctttggccggactgttggactatgaatatacaagattgaagatttcgtcccgtgtccggatgggactctccttggcgtggaaggcaagcttggcaatacggatatgtagatctccttccttgtaaccgactctgtgtaaccctagcccccttcggtgtctatataaaccggagggttttagtccgtaggacaacagacaatcataccataggctagcttctagggtttagcctctcagatctcgtggtagatcaactcttgtactactcatattatcaagaataatcaagcaggacatagggttttacctacatcaagagggcccgaacctgggtaaaacatcatgtcccctgcctctggttaccatccgccttagacgcacagttcgggacccccaacccgagatccgccggttttgacaccgacactgtgcttgtatgttgatgacatactaataTTCGGAACCAACCTCAAAGTTATTGAGGAGGTCAAGTCGTTTCTGTCTCAAaaatttgagatgaaagaccttggtgtggctgatgttatcttgaacatcaagctactaagagataatgagggtgggattacacttctgcaatcccactatgttgagaaggtgttgagtcgttttggatattcaaactgcacaccatctcaaacaccatatgatcctatcgTGTTGATTTGAAAGTCCAAAGGCACGgctatagatcaattgagatactctcaaatcattggttcattgatgtacctagcgagcacaACGAGGCCTAACATCGCGTTTGCTATGAGCAAACTGAGCcgctttgtttccaaaccgggtgatgtacattggcatgctgttgaaagagttatgcgctatctgaaaggtactatgaactatggacttcactataccggatacctgtcggtacttgaagggtatagtgatgcaaattggatctctgatgctgatgagatgaaggccacaactaggtatatgtttactcttggaggtggcgctgtttcctggaagtcttgcaagcaaacgatcttaacgagatcgacaatggaagcagaattaacagcattagacacatctggtgtcgaagtaggatggcttcgagatcttttgatggacttgccaatggttggtaaaccggttccggctatccttatgaactgcgataatcagactgtcatcaccaaggtgaaaagttcaaaggacaacatgaagtccaacaaacacataagaatgagattaaaggctgtcagaaaattaagaaactccggagtgatagcgttggagtatgtccatacggctaagaatctggaagatccctttacgaaagggctatcacgtgtagtgacagataatgcatcgagggagatgggtatgagacccacatgagttgccatggtagtaacccaacctatgtgatcggagatcccgtgaattaggacctgggaaaacaagccagtggtgaactgaggagagtaactatactaacccactccgttggagatgcaatactctcgacactgtatggtaggatgactactgtcttaatgtgttccgaatcttatataagcaagatgctatcctacagagcgatctttggaggaacacacctatatgagcccgactgctggtcacagtctatgagattggggtgatctctagtaagctcatgaataggccaggagtgtgacttatatgctccacccgaaggttcagccttcggcagcctagtactagtaagacatgtggtgaaacttctttacgccaaactgacaattcaaggcatagtccattgttcagttgtgaaggagtgtaactacttgctctaggtgaagctcaaccttaacaagtcttcactgaaacactggtatatcgaaacagtaattggaacagaggacacaatgggccctcgagatctggtgggggattgctgaaatttgagatgggctctaggcccatatagcaatttctgaaaaatctttaagggcccatgtgggttatatggcactaggtgtagtgggaagtttagtcccaccccggaagtggaaaaggagttggacctccttataagggtttctcttctacatgctattggatcttgagaagagaagaggctctCGCGCACTGCtcttccgccgcccgcctcgccacgccacgcctcgtcacgacgcgccgcgggttgcgggatttttgccagtcactaacggagagttctctgacagctgggccacgatctgagatgtcggatcgtgggctgtcacggactcagaCGTGggacgagcccacgtctctccacgcggctgcgcctatacaTGTGTGCGGTGTCTCTTAAACCTAGCCGCCACGAACGGATCACATCTGCTCCCATGCGCACGCCCACTGTCGTTCCCTTGCTGCTGCTGTCGCCGGTGACTCCAttccgtccgccgcgtacacggtcgacgggagagcaggtctccgaaaccacgtccTTCTGGTtcatgtacggggtgaggggcgaataggtttttgggcagcgattacgcgactgctcgcttccgatcatctacttcctctacgtccgcgtcgccttcatcatcaccatgtccaccgacgccaaacgtgccgccgccgagaaagctgaagccgacaagaaggctgcCGAGGACGCCGCTACAGCCACCAAAGCCACGgtctctgcatggcctactggagggtataactcgtttatcccgctcctactgTTTTGTGTTTTAGCCATGGTAGCGTTACGTTGATCTTTCTACAATTAGCGTAGTATGTGCTAGCTTGGCTGAATATCAGTATACGtttatttgtgtcaatgccatgctagtgatttactcgtggattaatttaatcaagaaattgcctatttactcaacacaaGCTGGTGCAGAAGGTTGTCATGGAGCTCTCACCTGTATGGATGGTGAGCCCAGGGCCGAGCGACCTGGCGTTTGGTGGCAGCCAGTCGTTTGCACTCAAGAATGTGGAGCACAAGGAGGTGAATGGAACTTTGCTGCTTGagggatatttgtagcatcttatcTTCTCTGTCTGAGGATTCGTGGCCTCCTGTTGTAAACACTCAGCCATGAGAACTTGAGCCTCAAGCTGCATTCCTTCTTAAAACCCCACCACCTCGACCCCGCTCCTGCGCTCTCCCATCCTCCGATCCGCCATGGCGTCGGAGTGCGAGGTCACGCCGGACGACCAGCACGAGCACCTGCGCCCTGAGGGCACGGAGCCGCTGGAGCGCATCGCCGTGGATTACACGCCGGACGCCTGCCACCACGCGCCGGCGTCCGGCGAGATCCACGTCACCTACGACCACCGCGGCGGGGCGCGCTGGCGGTCGCGCGGCCGCTTCCTGCCGGGCTGCGCCGTGGCCGCCGCGGTCCGCGCCCCCGCCGGAGACACCGCGGGGCTCAACTACAACCTCTACCTGTCGTCGCTGGAGGGCTCCAGCGACATGGACGAGATCGACTTCGAGTTCCTCGGCAACGACAAGCGCGCCGTGCAGACCAACTTGTTCGTGGCGGGGGGCGGCGGCAGGGAGATGGTCCACCAACTCCCCTTCGACTCCTCGGACGGGTTCCACCACTACGCCGTCGCGTGGAGCGCCGAGGCCGTGGAGTGGCGCATCGACGGGGAGGTGATCCGGCGGGAGGAGCGGCGCGAGGGGGAGCCGTGGCCGGAGAAGCCCATGTACCTGTACGCCTCCTTGTGGGACGCGAGCGACGTCGACGAGGGGAGGTGGACCGGCACGTACCATGGCCGCGACGCGCCCTACGTCTGCAGCTACAGAGACGTCAGGGTGCCCGTTGTGGGAGAGGAAGAAGAATGTCAGGATGATGCGAACGCCGGAGATGAGGCCGGTGCTgcgggggaggaggaggttgatGCCGAAGCTGGTAAAGATTAGATGTCGGCGTTGTCCCGCCTCTGATCGTGCCACCAGCCATGTGGAATTAGCTATACTATCTTGGTCATGAGCGCTGCAATAAAAGATTCATGAATTATTTGCCGTGGAGGAAAAACAATGAAACACACACAGTTCATTTGAACACTTGTTTTTCTTAATGTTGCATAGTACGTTTAGACAATACTCCTATAATAACAGAGATTGAACCCATAACTGTCAAAAAAGAGAGATTGAACCCATAATATTATTAGTGCAAAATACATGGACCACATAAAATACGTGTGGTTAATACGATGATGGTCTTCATCAACATAGCTAACGTATCTCCTTCCCTATTCGGAAAAaaaaacgtactccctccgtttttatttacttcgcatattagctttggtcaaagtcaaactatataaactttgacaaaatttatagacaaaaatattaacatgtacaattacaaatcaataccattagattcattattgagcgCACTTTCGCATCATATAAAATTGTTATCGTAAATATTTATATTCTttcatataaatttggtcaaacttttgacttcagtcaactataatatgcagagtaaataaaaacagagggagtatctcctTCCCACAAACAAGCATGCCTACTACGAATAATGTTCGTGGTATCTTCATTCTCCCCCTCTTGAATGAGATCTGTTAATGCCGCCGTATTTTATAGCACTGAAAGCGCTGGTGAAGCCATCTGGGCTGGGTGCCTTGTCACTCGGCATTTGGTCCACGGCACTCTTGACCTCCTCCTCGTGAATGGTTCGTCAATGCCCTTTAGGTCTGTGTGCCCCAAATTTGGGTTCTCCCAATTAAAATCTTGGGTTGTTGCATGACCCCTACCAATGGCATTGGAAAAATAACTGTGGACAGTAGTTTCCTTCACCAAGTGATCAATTACCCAACCATTGTTATGCTTTAGCCTATGGATGTGCTTTTTCGTCGTCTCCTATTGACTCCAAGGtgagattttttgtgttggcatcccCCTCCTTGATGTTATCAACGCTTCTTGCGTGCCCTTTCCAATACGGCAAGGCCCGTAACCCTCCTCTTAAGCCTAGCCCTCAGATCCTGCTCCTCGGGAGAGAGAGGTCCGATTCTTGGGTGATGTCGAGTTGAAGGATGATCAACAAGGCGGCGTGGAGTTGAAGCCTACCTTTGGAGAAGAGCCCCTTGCTCCACTTGGAGAGATGCAAGCTTGCTTTCTTGAGCTAACAAGATTTGGCATGGCTCAAGGTGGGTGGATGGTTCCTGCCAAACATGCTGCGTAATATCCATAAATCCCAGAATCCTTGTCCAAAAGTTTTCAGACTTGAAACTGCAAGGGCATCCAGGGCCCCTCTCATCAGCAAGGAGAATCGGGCAATGGTCAGACAGGGAGCTTGAAAGTGCATGGAGAATGTGGGTGTCAAACTTAATGTCCCACTCGACATTGCAAAAGATGGAGTCGAGCTTGCACATAGTCGGGTTTGACCGCTCATTACTCCAAGTGAAACTATAAAGCGGTGTAGTGCGACTCCAAAGCGGACGCGGGTTCAGGCTTAAGTTCACGTGGCTCGGTGTTTACAACAGGAGGCCACAAATCCTCAGACAGAAAAgataagatgctacaaatatccctCAAGCAGCAAAGTTCCATTCACCTCCTTGTGCTCCACGTTCTTGAGTGGAAACGACTGGCTGCCACCAAACGCCAGGTCGCTCGGCCCTGGGCTCACCACCCAGACAGGTGAGAGCTCCACAACAACCTTCTGCACCAGCTTGTCCTCTTGAAACTTGCTCAGCAGCGGCACCAGGACGCCTCCGGCATCTCGGAAATCAACCAGCACACTGCACAACCCTCGATCCGCGAGAAGTCGGAGGATGGACTCTAGGTTCATCTGGTCGAGGACCGAGACGCTGACTCCCGATGGCTCCACGGCGACGGGACTATCAGCCAGGACTATGGCGTTAGATGCAGACTCTTCATTGAGAAACGGGATGTGTACTTTGGAACCTTCTCCCTGCGCTATGATGATgtaaagaggctgctttgcgccagCCTCGCGTGATATTGGTAAGGTAGTCGCCTTGGCCATGTCGCTTGAAATTATAACTCCGTCGTATTCTTTCGCTAGTTGCGAGTAGTATCCTCCTGGTTGATCAGCTCCGCTCCCAATTTGATTTATGACAGTTCCGTTCATCGAGAGTGTAGTTCTGGTTTCAGTGTAACAGATAAAACATCAGCAGCAGCACACATCATATTCAGACAAAAAGAACCAACGCACCTGATATGCAACAGTACAAACTATAAACATTAAACATTACTACACtaaaatggctgaagcaatgagcaCCCTACGTTTTTTAACCACAGATGTGAAACACAAATTTTGAACATGCTGTGCAACTTAGatttgaaggggagccttggcgcagtggtaaagctgctgccttgtgaccaagaggtcacgggttcaagtcctggaatcagcctcttgcagaaatgtagggaaaggctgcgtacaatagacccaaagtggtcggacccttctccGGACCCTgcacaagcgggagctacatgcaccggggctGCCCTTTTGTGCAACTTAGATTTCAAAATTATGCTACACCTATAATTATAAATTAGCAAAAATACTAGAATCCTAGGAAGATACTTGTAGTTGGATATTTACCTCAAAGTTGCAAAGGCCTTCCCAGTAAGCATACGGTGAATGTAAGCCTCATTTAATCTGAGACATAATGCTTCCTCCACGCCAACCCTTACATCTATGCCGGCATTTCTGAGTTTTTCAATCCCTTTGGATGCTACAATAGGATTTGGGTCAGTCATCCCCACCACAACCTCCTTAACTTTGGCTTTGATGAGTGCTTCAGTGCAGGGAGGGGTTCTCCCGTAGTGGTTGCAGGGCTCCAGACTCACATAAGCTGTTGCATTCTCTGCTAAATGCCCTGCGTCCCTCAAAGCAAATACCTGCAGATAGAGCCACATATTAGCAACACCATACTTGGCTACGAGCCTATGAAATTATCAGCACCATTGTACTTTAGTGGCCCAAGTTCTTATGCAAGCAAAAAACATAGGTTCTGCTACCTATACGTAATAGGGTAATAGCCGAATACTACATAGGTGCTGGTTATTGTTGTGTATGACTGAAAACCACTGCATACTGTTGGCATACTGGCTACAGGTGATATTtcctaaatagtactccctccgtctcataatgtaagacatttttcaaTTTATTTCTTCATAATAGCATTAGCTGAGATCATATTGTTGTGTATGACTGAAAACTACTGCATACTGTTGACATACTGGCTACAAGTGAtatttcctaaatatttgtttggTGTTAGATGTATCTATCATCTGCTGGACAGCTGCAGTAGAAGTGAACAATTTATGACATAATGCAGTATTGGAACAGTACTGCTTAATGTAGCGCTGGTTTTTCCTGAATGAGTAAAATATATGTGAAATTAGGGATCATATGAAGATTGTGAACTGCTAACAGGCCAGGCTACTGGTAGATGGTTGTTCAATTCACAGGCTTGCAATAAACATCATCCGACAAATCCTTGGTAGTCCAAAAAGAGTGAGCATCAAATTGAGAAGAAGAAGGGTGAGAGGGGTGACCTCGGCGTGGGGCTGCCCGGCTTT
It encodes:
- the LOC119304186 gene encoding xyloglucan endotransglucosylase/hydrolase protein 31-like; its protein translation is MASECEVTPDDQHEHLRPEGTEPLERIAVDYTPDACHHAPASGEIHVTYDHRGGARWRSRGRFLPGCAVAAAVRAPAGDTAGLNYNLYLSSLEGSSDMDEIDFEFLGNDKRAVQTNLFVAGGGGREMVHQLPFDSSDGFHHYAVAWSAEAVEWRIDGEVIRREERREGEPWPEKPMYLYASLWDASDVDEGRWTGTYHGRDAPYVCSYRDVRVPVVGEEEECQDDANAGDEAGAAGEEEVDAEAGKD
- the LOC119300468 gene encoding riboflavin biosynthesis protein PYRD, chloroplastic-like — translated: MAHQSRRHNHIVVDVGGSSPEGFVADLTSTGTSFFLLCCGSAGRVRSGEEGNRVSFLCAPRRAAPHRRARCRATPPAKLRRAPPRRHRSRAGIPYPPRTARRRLPVSGRRGLSSSARRRDLAGVASQAGHANRDSCTQAVEAAYRESKSQARRPHISLDWLASSLRSDMISSSLFSRPRLAPRPASAAASPCRARLAVGSGGARGLAAGVRCQAQAGDMDAHYMRRCVELAWTAAGHTSPNPMVGCVIVSEGQVVGEGFHPKAGQPHAEVFALRDAGHLAENATAYVSLEPCNHYGRTPPCTEALIKAKVKEVVVGMTDPNPIVASKGIEKLRNAGIDVRVGVEEALCLRLNEAYIHRMLTGKAFATLRTTLSMNGTVINQIGSGADQPGGYYSQLAKEYDGVIISSDMAKATTLPISREAGAKQPLYIIIAQGEGSKVHIPFLNEESASNAIVLADSPVAVEPSGVSVSVLDQMNLESILRLLADRGLCSVLVDFRDAGGVLVPLLSKFQEDKLVQKVVVELSPVWVVSPGPSDLAFGGSQSFPLKNVEHKEVNGTLLLEGYL